One region of Rhodanobacteraceae bacterium genomic DNA includes:
- the nei gene encoding endonuclease VIII, with product MPEGPEIRRAADRLEKAILHQRLRSVHFAFDRLKPFEAPLAASSVTRIETRGKAMLTHFDCGLAVYSHNQLYGRWYTSKPGQTPRTARSLRFAVYGTRADILLYSASDIEVLNADQIVKHPFLSKLGPDALDPDLNAAELEERLKDPRFRRRRLAALLLDQGFVAGLGNYLRSEILHAAALAPSRSAAGLSDTERHALADACLDITRRSYRHAGITNDLARAEALKLAGSRFEQRRFAVFGRDGLPCYRCDTPILKAEMARRIYWCPDCQR from the coding sequence GTGCCTGAAGGTCCAGAAATCCGGCGTGCCGCCGATCGACTGGAGAAGGCGATCCTTCATCAGCGATTGCGCTCGGTCCATTTCGCCTTTGATCGACTCAAACCCTTCGAGGCGCCGCTGGCTGCATCTTCGGTGACGCGTATCGAGACCCGCGGCAAGGCCATGCTCACGCACTTCGACTGTGGCCTTGCGGTCTACTCGCACAACCAGCTCTACGGCCGCTGGTACACCAGCAAGCCGGGACAGACGCCACGCACCGCCCGTTCACTCCGCTTCGCGGTCTACGGCACGCGTGCCGACATCCTGCTGTACAGCGCCTCGGACATCGAGGTGCTGAACGCCGATCAGATCGTGAAACACCCGTTCCTCTCGAAACTGGGGCCTGATGCACTCGACCCAGACCTCAATGCGGCCGAGTTGGAAGAGCGACTGAAAGATCCCCGGTTCCGGCGCCGCCGCCTCGCTGCACTGCTGCTCGATCAGGGCTTTGTCGCCGGTTTGGGCAACTATCTGCGCAGCGAGATCCTGCATGCCGCGGCGCTGGCCCCCTCCCGCAGCGCGGCCGGGCTGTCAGACACGGAGCGCCATGCTCTGGCCGACGCCTGCCTGGACATCACCCGCCGTTCCTACCGCCATGCCGGCATCACCAACGATCTCGCCCGCGCCGAGGCGCTGAAGCTCGCTGGCAGCCGTTTTGAACAAAGACGTTTTGCCGTCTTCGGGCGCGACGGCCTGCCCTGCTACCGCTGCGACACCCCCATCCTCAAGGCCGAGATGGCGCGCCGCATCTACTGGTGCCCAGACTGTCAGCGCTGA
- a CDS encoding YaeQ family protein produces MALKATVYKVELQISDMDRHYYGTHALTLALHPSETEQRLMVRVLAFALLAEEGLSFGRGLSTEDEPDLWRRSLTGEIEQWIELGQPDESRVRKACGRARQVVVVGYSGRGFGQWWDKNAAGLERCSNLGVLEIPSTSAEELATLCQRNLTLQCLIQDGEVQVLSESGSVSLTPIWRRPLP; encoded by the coding sequence ATGGCACTCAAGGCCACCGTCTACAAGGTGGAACTGCAGATCAGCGACATGGACCGGCATTACTACGGCACCCATGCGCTGACGCTGGCGCTGCATCCCTCCGAAACCGAGCAACGGCTGATGGTCCGAGTCCTGGCCTTCGCGCTGCTGGCCGAAGAGGGCCTCAGTTTCGGTCGCGGCCTGAGCACCGAGGATGAGCCCGACTTGTGGCGGCGCTCGCTGACCGGCGAGATCGAACAGTGGATCGAACTCGGACAGCCCGACGAGTCCCGGGTGCGCAAGGCTTGCGGGCGCGCGCGCCAGGTCGTGGTGGTGGGCTACAGCGGCCGTGGCTTCGGCCAGTGGTGGGACAAGAACGCAGCCGGACTGGAACGCTGCAGCAACCTCGGCGTGCTGGAAATCCCATCGACCAGTGCCGAGGAACTGGCGACGCTGTGCCAGCGCAATCTGACCTTGCAATGCCTGATCCAGGATGGCGAGGTGCAGGTGCTCAGCGAAAGCGGCAGCGTCAGCCTGACGCCGATCTGGCGCCGGCCGCTGCCGTGA
- a CDS encoding DUF427 domain-containing protein, producing MWENTGRSRPMFARVPGDGQESVWDYPRPPRLAPDRRRIVVRAGGVIVVDTRGAIRVLETASPPTIYLPPTDVDLGLLVAAPGSSMCEWKGRAVYWSVRLADGREYPQVGWSYPQPTVAFAAIAGWLSFYPGRVECEIDGERVRPQPGSFYGGWVTNEIVGPFKGEPGTGHW from the coding sequence ATGTGGGAAAACACGGGGCGTTCTCGACCGATGTTCGCAAGGGTGCCCGGCGACGGCCAGGAATCCGTATGGGACTATCCGCGGCCGCCGCGACTGGCGCCCGATAGGCGTCGTATCGTTGTGCGTGCTGGTGGGGTGATCGTGGTCGATACCCGCGGCGCCATCCGGGTGCTGGAAACGGCCAGTCCTCCGACGATCTACCTGCCCCCGACGGATGTGGATCTGGGCTTGCTGGTAGCTGCCCCTGGCAGCTCGATGTGCGAATGGAAGGGGCGGGCGGTTTACTGGAGCGTGCGACTCGCGGACGGTCGAGAGTATCCGCAGGTTGGATGGAGTTATCCGCAACCCACGGTGGCCTTTGCTGCCATTGCCGGTTGGCTGTCTTTCTATCCGGGGCGGGTCGAATGCGAGATCGACGGTGAGCGGGTGCGCCCGCAGCCCGGCAGTTTCTATGGCGGCTGGGTCACAAACGAGATCGTCGGGCCGTTCAAGGGAGAGCCTGGGACTGGGCACTGGTGA
- a CDS encoding GGDEF domain-containing protein, whose protein sequence is MKRLAACLLLLATMSPAFAVDDIDARLLRADEIKRSQGAVFAAELDALEAADARLSPRQRQFLAYLRGWQATYAGQYGDAAARFGALLREAEDPLIRFRSRATLLNALTLSRRYAEGFDQLNVLLGEIDTVTDPGARAQALGVSAQLLNQVGKYGESLRYSTELLQESKLPWARCGAAQLEFEARFKSGELTDVSPQLERWADECALQGEGIFAGLLRTYVSRLHLQNGRYADAINTLEAHRAELSAARYPFLNSDVASILATAQLALGQLDAAASNARTAIDQISAGVYTESLTEAWRVLYQVALKRGDLQQAVEALERYREVELAYLDDVGRRALAYEMARHEARAKSLQIESLNRQNQVLQLQQQVAEKNVAMARLSIVLLLTILVFAVVWALRTRRMQRHFQQLAQCDSLTAVASRLHFMEQASVALEQLARADKPAALVVIDLDYFKSVNDRFGHAAGDDVLQRAAFACGELLAPDQLFGRLGGEEFGILVPGSIAHAMELAERCRLALLEIHFGVEDQLTRLSGSFGVAGTETCGHDLRRLMTDADTALYEAKRKGRNRVVCHVPALDAAARLRVIA, encoded by the coding sequence ATGAAGCGCTTGGCGGCCTGCCTGCTTCTGCTTGCGACGATGTCGCCGGCCTTCGCCGTCGACGATATCGACGCGCGCCTGTTGCGTGCCGATGAGATCAAGCGCTCGCAGGGTGCGGTCTTCGCTGCCGAGCTGGATGCACTCGAAGCCGCTGACGCCAGGCTCAGCCCGCGGCAACGCCAATTCCTGGCCTATCTGCGCGGTTGGCAGGCCACCTATGCCGGGCAGTACGGTGATGCCGCTGCCCGCTTCGGTGCCTTGCTCAGGGAGGCCGAGGATCCGCTGATCCGCTTTCGCAGCCGGGCGACGCTGCTCAACGCGCTGACGCTGTCTCGGCGTTATGCGGAGGGTTTTGATCAGCTCAATGTGCTGCTGGGCGAGATCGACACGGTCACGGATCCCGGAGCCCGGGCCCAGGCACTGGGGGTGAGCGCGCAGTTGCTCAATCAGGTGGGGAAGTACGGCGAGAGTCTGCGCTACTCGACCGAGCTGCTGCAGGAGAGCAAGCTGCCTTGGGCGCGCTGCGGCGCGGCCCAGCTGGAATTCGAGGCGCGCTTCAAGTCTGGTGAACTGACCGACGTCAGTCCGCAGCTGGAGCGCTGGGCGGACGAATGTGCGCTGCAGGGAGAGGGCATTTTCGCCGGTCTGCTGCGGACCTATGTGTCCCGTCTGCATCTGCAGAACGGCCGTTACGCCGACGCGATCAACACGCTGGAAGCTCATCGAGCAGAACTGTCGGCCGCCCGATACCCCTTCCTGAACAGTGATGTGGCCTCGATTCTGGCCACGGCGCAACTGGCATTGGGACAACTGGATGCAGCTGCCAGTAATGCCAGGACGGCCATCGACCAGATCAGCGCGGGTGTCTACACCGAATCGCTGACTGAAGCCTGGCGGGTGTTGTATCAGGTGGCGCTCAAGCGTGGCGACCTGCAGCAGGCCGTCGAGGCGCTTGAGCGTTATCGCGAGGTGGAACTGGCCTATCTGGATGATGTCGGTCGTCGCGCGCTGGCCTACGAGATGGCTCGCCATGAGGCGCGCGCCAAGAGCTTGCAGATTGAGAGTCTCAACCGACAGAACCAGGTGCTGCAGTTGCAGCAGCAGGTGGCCGAGAAGAATGTGGCGATGGCTCGGCTCTCCATCGTGCTGCTGCTGACGATCCTGGTTTTCGCCGTCGTGTGGGCCTTGCGTACACGACGCATGCAGCGACATTTCCAGCAACTGGCTCAATGCGACAGTCTGACGGCCGTAGCCAGTCGCCTGCACTTCATGGAGCAGGCTTCTGTTGCTCTGGAGCAATTGGCACGCGCAGACAAGCCGGCGGCGCTGGTGGTCATCGATCTTGATTACTTCAAGAGCGTCAACGACCGCTTCGGGCATGCCGCCGGCGACGATGTGCTGCAGCGCGCGGCTTTTGCCTGTGGCGAGCTGCTGGCGCCGGACCAGCTCTTCGGTCGTCTGGGGGGTGAGGAATTCGGCATTCTGGTGCCGGGCAGCATCGCTCATGCCATGGAACTCGCCGAGCGCTGCAGACTGGCTCTGCTTGAGATTCATTTCGGCGTCGAGGACCAGCTCACTCGGTTGTCCGGCAGCTTTGGCGTGGCGGGCACCGAGACGTGTGGTCATGATCTGCGTCGGCTGATGACCGATGCCGATACCGCACTCTACGAGGCCAAGCGCAAGGGGCGTAACCGCGTTGTCTGTCACGTGCCTGCGCTGGATGCGGCCGCCCGATTGCGCGTGATCGCCTAG
- a CDS encoding alkylphosphonate utilization protein: MNTLPNCPKCDSVYTYEDGHQLICPECAHEWPKDGAANEEASGPIVRDAVGNELKDGDSVTVIKDLKVKGSSAVVKVGTKVKNIRLVDGDHDIDCKIDGIGPMGLKSEFVKKVNG; encoded by the coding sequence ATGAATACTCTCCCGAACTGCCCCAAATGCGATTCCGTCTATACCTATGAAGACGGCCATCAGCTGATCTGCCCCGAATGTGCCCATGAATGGCCGAAGGACGGCGCTGCCAACGAGGAAGCATCCGGCCCCATCGTCCGCGACGCGGTCGGCAATGAACTCAAGGATGGTGACAGCGTCACCGTGATCAAGGATCTCAAGGTCAAGGGTTCATCGGCCGTGGTCAAGGTCGGCACCAAGGTCAAGAACATCCGCCTGGTCGACGGCGATCACGACATCGATTGCAAGATCGACGGCATCGGACCAATGGGCCTGAAATCCGAGTTCGTCAAGAAGGTGAACGGCTGA
- a CDS encoding ABC transporter ATP-binding protein, with product MSESTELTRSLLGVLGYSRRAITLVWQTSRGLTLGLASLTLVAGVLPAGIALIGARLVDAVVAAARVHAESGSADFSMVLTWVLLEGLLVALLAGAQRGLNLCQSLLRALLGQQTNALILEKALTLDLVQFEDSEFYDKLTRARREASSRPLSLVMRTFGLAQNAIALLSFGGLLVQFSPLTVLVLVAAGVPAFLVEAKFSGDAFRLFRWRSPETRMQMYLETVLAREDHAKEVKLFNLGPLLMQRYRDIFTKLYREDRKLALRRDGWGFALGLLGTVTLYGAYVWITWSAVQGQISLGQMTMYLLLFRQGQSAVSASLSAIGGMYEDNLYLSTLYEYLDTPSGGNDQASGATSGPRPGDGIRFEHVYFRYPGADSDALTDIDLHLRPGQSLALVGENGSGKTTLIKLLSRLYRPREGRILLDGLDLNDWDTTTLRRRIGVIFQDFARYQLKVGENIGAGDVSAFDELARWEEAAERGMAAPFIDSLPEAYATQLGKWFAQGRELSGGQWQKIALARAFMRKDADILVLDEPTAAMDAAAEATIFEHFRQMTHDRIAILISHRFSTVRMADQILVIDHGRILERGDHQALMAKDGQYARLFSLQAAGYR from the coding sequence ATGAGCGAAAGCACCGAATTGACCCGCAGTCTGCTGGGTGTGCTCGGCTACAGCCGCCGCGCGATCACGCTGGTCTGGCAGACCAGTCGCGGTTTGACCTTGGGCTTGGCCTCGTTGACGCTGGTCGCAGGCGTGCTGCCGGCGGGTATTGCGCTGATCGGCGCCAGGCTCGTGGACGCCGTGGTAGCTGCAGCGCGGGTCCATGCCGAGAGTGGCAGCGCCGACTTTTCGATGGTGCTGACCTGGGTGCTGCTGGAAGGACTGCTGGTGGCTCTGCTGGCCGGCGCCCAGCGGGGCCTGAACCTGTGCCAGTCGCTGCTGCGCGCCCTGCTGGGGCAGCAGACCAACGCGCTGATCCTGGAAAAGGCGCTGACGCTGGATCTGGTGCAGTTCGAGGACTCGGAGTTCTACGACAAGCTCACCCGGGCGCGGCGTGAGGCCTCCTCGCGACCGCTGTCGCTGGTGATGCGCACCTTCGGCCTGGCCCAGAATGCGATTGCGTTGCTGAGTTTCGGCGGTCTGCTGGTGCAGTTCTCGCCGCTGACGGTGCTGGTGCTGGTGGCGGCCGGTGTGCCGGCCTTTCTGGTCGAGGCCAAGTTCTCCGGCGATGCCTTCCGTCTGTTTCGCTGGCGTTCGCCGGAAACGCGGATGCAGATGTATCTGGAAACCGTGCTGGCGCGGGAAGACCACGCCAAGGAGGTCAAACTGTTCAATCTCGGGCCGCTGCTGATGCAGCGCTACCGGGACATCTTCACCAAGCTCTATCGGGAAGACCGCAAGCTGGCGCTGAGGCGCGACGGCTGGGGTTTTGCGCTGGGTCTGCTGGGTACCGTCACGCTGTACGGCGCCTATGTCTGGATCACCTGGAGTGCAGTGCAGGGACAGATCAGTCTGGGCCAGATGACCATGTATTTGCTGCTGTTCCGCCAGGGTCAGTCGGCGGTGTCAGCCAGCCTGTCGGCCATCGGCGGCATGTACGAGGACAATCTCTACCTGTCGACGCTGTACGAATACCTGGACACACCGAGCGGCGGCAACGATCAGGCCAGCGGTGCCACCTCGGGTCCAAGGCCCGGTGACGGCATTCGCTTTGAACACGTGTACTTTCGCTACCCGGGGGCCGATAGCGATGCCTTGACCGACATCGATCTGCATCTGCGCCCCGGACAGTCATTGGCGCTGGTCGGCGAGAACGGCTCGGGCAAGACCACGCTGATCAAGCTGCTGAGTCGTCTGTACCGGCCGCGCGAGGGCCGGATCCTGCTCGACGGGCTGGATCTCAACGACTGGGACACCACCACGCTGCGCCGGCGCATCGGCGTCATCTTCCAGGACTTCGCCCGCTATCAGCTGAAGGTCGGAGAGAACATCGGCGCCGGCGATGTCAGTGCCTTCGATGAACTGGCGCGCTGGGAAGAAGCCGCCGAGCGTGGCATGGCCGCGCCCTTCATCGATTCGCTGCCCGAAGCCTATGCCACGCAGCTGGGCAAATGGTTTGCCCAGGGCCGAGAACTCTCCGGCGGCCAATGGCAGAAGATCGCCCTGGCCCGCGCCTTCATGCGCAAGGACGCCGATATCCTGGTGCTGGACGAGCCCACCGCGGCCATGGATGCCGCGGCTGAAGCCACCATCTTCGAGCACTTCCGGCAGATGACCCACGACCGCATCGCCATCCTGATCTCGCACCGCTTCTCGACGGTACGCATGGCCGATCAGATTCTGGTGATCGACCACGGCCGCATCCTCGAGCGCGGCGACCATCAGGCGCTGATGGCGAAGGATGGCCAATATGCGCGGCTGTTTTCGCTGCAGGCGGCCGGGTACCGGTAG
- a CDS encoding GNAT family N-acetyltransferase yields the protein MAMLQIDDPKPLYGATARLFLRRLRPADLVAYCRCYQCAETMDYIGRPLSVAAASASFAEAVKRQDEPWAGPGARLRIAISSNEHTELEGLLAVDGCSSPYTAEVGVLLQHSLRGHGMAHEALGALIQRLEQMGVLRTQLRADPRNEAMLRLASRLDFTAQRRESVDMATVIYRRHGDLVQHNQSGGRHLP from the coding sequence ATGGCCATGCTGCAGATTGACGATCCGAAGCCACTTTACGGCGCCACTGCCCGGCTGTTCTTGCGACGCCTGCGACCTGCCGATCTCGTGGCCTATTGCCGCTGCTACCAATGCGCCGAGACCATGGACTACATTGGTCGCCCGCTGAGTGTCGCCGCTGCGTCCGCCAGCTTCGCGGAGGCCGTCAAGCGGCAGGATGAGCCCTGGGCCGGACCCGGCGCCCGACTGCGGATTGCCATCAGTTCGAATGAGCACACCGAGCTTGAAGGCTTGCTGGCGGTCGACGGTTGTTCCAGCCCATACACGGCTGAGGTGGGCGTGCTGCTGCAGCATTCGCTGCGCGGGCACGGCATGGCGCATGAAGCTTTGGGTGCCCTGATTCAGCGGCTCGAGCAGATGGGCGTGTTGCGGACGCAGCTGAGAGCAGATCCACGCAATGAAGCAATGTTACGATTGGCGAGTCGACTCGATTTCACGGCGCAGCGTCGTGAGTCTGTCGACATGGCAACGGTGATCTACCGGCGACATGGTGATCTTGTGCAACACAATCAGTCAGGGGGACGGCATCTACCATGA
- a CDS encoding magnesium transporter CorA family protein: MSETRSACEHVLIAFDFEHKTETAIDLADAARAVKAGQFLWLDLLALDVEQARVLLSRLGLFSDMVIEDALSGEEATRHARYDDYLHIVVCGCRPSHRSFELERVDIILGESFMATIHRRPALFMDAVRRDYRSDFHRFAKSPSFMLYELWDHLLENYLAVQRDMEERVEALQLQLGAGQVDEKIFAVMSTLSSDLLHLRKVLLPARAVLVDLSTRKSLFISDATQGFLHNMVGTLEHVLQDLLVDRDILSESLNLYMSMVSYRTNRVMTRLTVVSVVFLPLTFLVGIYGMNFEGIPELHWKYGYAYFWGVVLLITAILAVFLRRAKIL, translated from the coding sequence GTGAGCGAGACCCGCAGCGCCTGCGAACACGTTCTGATCGCCTTCGATTTCGAACACAAGACCGAGACCGCGATAGACCTCGCGGATGCGGCCAGGGCCGTAAAGGCCGGACAGTTTCTGTGGCTCGATCTGTTGGCCCTGGATGTCGAGCAGGCGCGCGTCCTGCTGTCGCGACTGGGCCTGTTCTCGGACATGGTCATCGAGGATGCACTCAGCGGCGAAGAGGCCACCCGCCACGCCCGCTACGACGACTATCTGCATATCGTGGTCTGTGGCTGCAGGCCCAGCCATCGCAGTTTCGAGCTGGAGCGGGTGGACATCATCCTCGGCGAGAGCTTCATGGCCACCATCCATCGCCGGCCGGCGCTGTTCATGGATGCCGTTCGGCGCGACTACCGCAGCGACTTCCACCGCTTCGCCAAGAGCCCGAGTTTCATGCTCTACGAGCTGTGGGATCACTTGCTCGAAAACTACCTGGCGGTGCAGCGCGACATGGAGGAGCGTGTGGAGGCGCTGCAGCTGCAGCTGGGTGCGGGCCAGGTCGATGAGAAGATTTTCGCCGTGATGTCGACACTGAGTTCCGATCTGCTGCATCTGCGCAAGGTGTTGCTACCGGCCCGAGCGGTATTGGTGGATCTGTCCACCCGCAAGTCCCTGTTCATCTCCGATGCCACCCAGGGCTTTTTGCACAATATGGTCGGCACCCTGGAACATGTGCTGCAGGATCTGCTGGTCGACAGAGACATCCTGTCGGAATCGCTGAATCTGTACATGTCGATGGTCAGCTATCGCACCAATCGGGTGATGACCCGGTTGACGGTGGTCAGCGTGGTGTTCCTGCCGCTGACCTTTCTGGTCGGCATCTACGGCATGAATTTCGAAGGCATTCCGGAACTGCACTGGAAGTATGGCTACGCCTATTTCTGGGGCGTGGTGCTGCTGATCACCGCGATACTGGCCGTCTTCCTGCGGCGCGCGAAAATACTCTGA
- the parE gene encoding DNA topoisomerase IV subunit B: protein MTARYNAADIEVLQGLDPVKRRPGMYTDTTRPNHLVQEVVDNSVDEALSGYAKSIDIRIYNDGSIEVTDDGRGMPVDIHPEHGVPGVELIMCRLHAGGKFSNQNYNFSGGLHGVGVSVVNALSTRVDLNIKRDGQEYSIGFANGDPASPLQVIGTVGKKNTGTRVRFWPDPKYFDTPKLSMPKLRHVLRAKAVLCPGLAVTLWDEATGETERWYYEDGLKDYLNGQLADREVIPGELFTGSIKRTTEAADWALGWTPDGEVIQESYVNLIPTAQHGTHVNGFRSGLTDAIREFCEFRNLLPRGVKLAPEDIWERLSFVLSFKQQDPQFAGQTKERLSSRTAAPFAQGVMHDAFSLWLNQHTELGERIATLAIERAQARLKTEKQVVRKKVTSGPALPGKLADCASQDLSRTELFLVEGDSAGGSAKQARERDFQAILPLRGKILNTWEVESTSVLASQEVHDLAVAIGLDPGKPDLSGLRYGKIVILADADSDGLHIATLLSALFQRHFRTLVQAGHVFVAMPPLFRVDVGKQVFYALDESEKTELLDRIARDKIKGQISVTRFKGLGEMNPQQLRESTMHPDTRRLVQLTIDDDDGTDRMLDMLLAKKRASDRREWLETKGDLAQV from the coding sequence ATGACTGCACGCTACAACGCCGCCGATATCGAAGTCCTGCAGGGTCTGGATCCGGTCAAACGCCGGCCGGGCATGTACACCGACACCACCCGCCCCAACCATCTGGTGCAGGAAGTGGTCGACAACTCGGTCGACGAAGCCCTGTCGGGCTACGCCAAGAGCATCGACATCCGCATCTACAACGACGGTTCCATCGAAGTCACCGACGATGGCCGCGGCATGCCGGTGGATATCCATCCGGAACATGGCGTACCCGGTGTCGAGCTGATCATGTGCAGGCTGCATGCCGGCGGCAAGTTCTCGAATCAGAACTACAACTTCTCCGGTGGTCTGCACGGCGTCGGCGTCTCGGTGGTCAATGCGCTGAGCACGCGGGTGGATCTGAACATCAAACGCGATGGCCAGGAGTACAGTATCGGTTTCGCCAACGGCGATCCGGCCTCGCCACTGCAGGTCATCGGTACGGTCGGCAAGAAGAACACCGGCACCCGCGTGCGTTTCTGGCCGGATCCGAAGTATTTCGACACGCCCAAGCTGTCGATGCCCAAGCTGCGCCACGTGCTGCGCGCCAAGGCGGTGCTGTGTCCGGGCCTGGCGGTCACGCTGTGGGATGAAGCCACCGGTGAGACCGAGCGCTGGTATTACGAGGACGGCCTCAAGGACTATCTGAACGGCCAGCTGGCCGATCGCGAGGTGATTCCCGGCGAGCTCTTCACCGGCTCGATCAAGCGCACCACCGAGGCCGCAGACTGGGCGCTGGGCTGGACACCCGATGGCGAGGTCATCCAGGAAAGCTATGTCAACCTGATTCCCACCGCCCAGCACGGCACCCACGTCAATGGATTCCGTTCCGGCCTGACCGACGCCATCCGCGAATTCTGCGAGTTCCGCAATCTGCTGCCGCGCGGAGTCAAGCTGGCGCCGGAAGACATCTGGGAACGGTTGTCCTTCGTGCTCAGCTTCAAGCAGCAGGACCCGCAGTTTGCGGGCCAAACCAAGGAACGCCTGTCCTCGCGCACGGCAGCACCCTTCGCCCAGGGCGTCATGCACGATGCCTTCAGCCTGTGGCTGAACCAGCACACCGAACTTGGCGAGCGCATCGCCACGCTGGCCATCGAGCGCGCCCAGGCGCGTCTGAAGACCGAAAAGCAGGTGGTGCGCAAGAAGGTCACCAGCGGCCCTGCCCTGCCCGGCAAACTGGCCGACTGCGCTTCGCAGGATCTATCGCGCACCGAGTTGTTCCTGGTCGAGGGCGATTCCGCCGGCGGCTCCGCCAAACAGGCGCGCGAGCGCGATTTCCAGGCGATCCTGCCCTTGCGCGGGAAGATCCTGAACACCTGGGAAGTGGAATCGACCTCAGTACTGGCGTCGCAGGAAGTGCACGACCTGGCGGTGGCCATCGGCCTTGATCCCGGCAAGCCCGACCTTTCCGGCCTGCGCTACGGCAAGATCGTGATTCTGGCCGATGCCGATTCCGACGGCCTGCACATCGCCACCCTGCTCTCGGCGCTGTTCCAGCGCCATTTCCGCACTCTGGTGCAGGCCGGACACGTGTTTGTGGCCATGCCGCCGCTGTTCCGAGTGGATGTCGGCAAACAGGTTTTCTATGCACTGGACGAGAGCGAGAAGACCGAACTGCTGGACCGCATCGCCCGCGACAAGATCAAGGGCCAGATCAGCGTCACCCGCTTCAAGGGCCTGGGTGAAATGAATCCGCAGCAACTGCGCGAATCGACCATGCACCCCGACACCCGTCGACTGGTGCAGCTGACCATCGACGACGACGACGGTACCGATCGCATGCTCGACATGCTGTTGGCCAAGAAGCGCGCCAGCGACCGCCGCGAATGGTTGGAGACCAAGGGCGATCTGGCGCAGGTGTAA
- a CDS encoding NAD(P)/FAD-dependent oxidoreductase yields the protein MTTDTDVIIIGGGAAGLMGALTAGQRGRRVRLIEHANRCGKKILMSGGGRCNFTNTGTSAENFISANRHYCKSALARYRPADFIAMVDRHGIAWHEKELGQLFCDISSKQIVAMLLQECADAGVRIETGCSISEVAKVDGGFRLQTARGSMSAPALVVATGGLSIPSMGATGFGYDLARQFGHRVLPTRAGLVPLTLSGVHQERLQDLSGVALPVTASANGRSFSNSMLITHRGVSGPAILQISSYWQPGDELRLDLLPQQDAGYTLRDLQRERPAAELRSVLAELLPKRFAQRLCDHWVASKPMRQYGERELRGVGELLQAWPLVASGTEGYRTAEVTLGGVDTDELSSATMESRKVPGLYFIGEVVDVTGWLGGYNFQWAWASGHAAGTAV from the coding sequence ATGACCACCGACACTGACGTCATCATCATCGGCGGCGGCGCTGCCGGCCTGATGGGTGCGCTCACGGCCGGGCAGCGCGGGCGGCGGGTGCGGCTGATCGAGCATGCCAATCGGTGTGGCAAGAAGATCCTGATGTCGGGCGGCGGGCGTTGCAATTTCACCAACACCGGCACCAGCGCCGAGAATTTCATCTCGGCCAATCGCCATTACTGCAAATCGGCGCTGGCGCGCTATCGGCCCGCGGATTTCATCGCCATGGTCGATCGCCACGGCATCGCCTGGCATGAGAAGGAGCTGGGCCAGCTGTTCTGCGATATCTCGTCCAAGCAGATCGTGGCGATGTTGCTGCAGGAATGTGCCGACGCCGGTGTGCGGATCGAGACTGGCTGCAGCATCAGCGAGGTGGCCAAGGTCGATGGGGGGTTCCGTCTGCAGACTGCGCGCGGGTCGATGTCGGCGCCGGCACTGGTGGTCGCCACGGGCGGTCTGTCGATCCCGAGCATGGGCGCCACCGGCTTTGGCTACGATCTGGCACGGCAGTTTGGCCATCGGGTGTTGCCCACTCGGGCCGGGCTGGTGCCGCTGACGCTGAGCGGTGTCCATCAGGAGCGCCTGCAGGACCTCAGTGGTGTGGCCTTGCCGGTGACAGCCAGTGCCAATGGTCGCAGCTTCAGCAACTCCATGCTGATCACCCACCGTGGCGTCAGCGGTCCGGCGATCCTGCAGATTTCGTCCTACTGGCAGCCCGGCGACGAGCTGCGGCTGGATCTGCTGCCGCAGCAGGATGCGGGCTATACGCTGCGGGACCTGCAACGTGAACGGCCGGCCGCCGAGCTGCGCAGCGTGCTCGCAGAGTTGTTGCCGAAGCGTTTCGCCCAGCGCCTGTGCGATCACTGGGTGGCGAGCAAGCCGATGCGCCAGTACGGCGAGCGCGAGCTGCGCGGTGTTGGCGAGCTGCTGCAAGCCTGGCCACTGGTGGCCAGTGGCACCGAGGGCTACCGCACCGCCGAAGTCACGTTGGGCGGGGTGGATACCGATGAGCTGTCATCAGCGACCATGGAGTCGCGCAAGGTCCCCGGGCTGTACTTTATCGGCGAGGTCGTCGATGTCACCGGCTGGCTCGGCGGCTACAACTTCCAATGGGCCTGGGCTTCGGGGCACGCGGCGGGCACGGCGGTGTAG